In Leptolyngbya sp. 'hensonii', the genomic window GCTGGTTTTATCAACTCAAATCATGACGAAACCCAAGCAAACTCATTGCTGCAGTACCTCCAACTCCAGTCCCCTGAGGTCTTATCACGGGTCGCCCGATCGGTGACACCTGATGTGAAGCAGATCATTTCCCACAACGTTCAGGGATTGGTCGGCATGCTTCCCAACGAAAATTTCAATGTTCAGATCACCACAGATCGGGAAAATCTAGCCAGTCTGCTCGCTTCAGCCATGATGACAGGCTATTTCCTGCGCCAGATGGAGCAATGGATGGAACTGGATGGCTCTCTGGCCGGTTCCTTCTCTCTGTACCGAGAGTCCCGCCCTGGCGATCAGGCCTGACCCACCGCACTCCCAATGTTTCATCCCTTGTCAATCACAGACCCAATCAGGATTTCAGATCCTGGGCTGGGAATTTACCGGGGCGAACTCTGATCACCTGTGCTTGTCCATTACGGCTCACTTCCAGTTCCAGTTCCCCCCCAATCTGGCTTGACTCAACCCGTTCCTGCACTTCAGTAGAGGATTTAACGGGTTGACCATCAATTTTCCGAATCACATCTCCCCGGCGCAGACCTGCTTCGCGGGCGGGGGATCGCTCCATCACCCGAACGATCAGGACACCCTGGTCCTGGGTGATTTTGAAGTCATCCCCATCTTGCTGGTTCAGCTCCTCCCTGATATTGGGGGTCAGATCCACCATCTGAATCCCCAGGTAAGGATGATCAGCCTGCCCCTTCGCCACTAACTGATTGGCAATTCGGAGTGCCGTCTCAATGGGAATGGCAAAACTTAAACCCTGAGCATCGACCCGAATCGCGGTATTAATCCCAATAACTTCTCCCCGATCGTTCAATAGTGGCCCGCCTGAATTGCCGGGATTAATCGCCGCATCCGTTTGAATAAACCGCACGCGCTTATCGGGAGCCCCGATCTGGGAACTAGAACGACCGGTAGCGCTGATAATACCGGCAGTGACGGTATTGTCCAACCCGAGGGGATTACCAATCGCGATCGCCCATTGCCCCGGCACCAGATTTTCGGAATTGCCCAGTTTGACCACCGGTAGCCCAGTGGCCTCAATTTTGATCACCGCCACATCCGTCACCGGATCGCTGCCTAACACACGCCCCTTAAAAATACGCCCATCTTTCAAGGTCACGGTTACGGTATCGGCTTCAGCGACCACATGGGCGTTGGTGATGACTTGGCCGTTCTCACTCAAAATAAACCCAGATCCTGTCCCTCGCTCCACCTTTTCCGAGATGGGGGGCTCAGTCTCCCCAAAGAACCGTCGCAGGAAAGGATTTTGAAAGGTTTCAGGCAGGGGACTGGCAATTTTCCGGGCTGCATCAATGCGGACCACTGCTGGTCCCACCTTTTCCACAGCTTCCGCAATAAAATTTGTATTATGGCCTTGTAAGGGTAAGCTCTGACCTGAAGTTAACGCGGTTTTGCTCCCCATCTGCCGTGGCTCGACCATCTGGGGAGAAGATGCATTTGAGGATTGAATGGGCAGATATCGGCTACCCCACAATCCTGCACCTCCACCGATCGCGACCAATCCGAGGTAAATTGCTAACTGCTTGGACAACAGGGTCATAATCTTCAGGTCGAACAACGGCAATCAGGTTCTTCTACTCTAGATCAAATCCCCTATCAGGGAAGTCAAATTTAAATCGATGAAGGTTAACAGCCTGTTGTGTCTATTCTGCTTTCTGGCCGGGTTCCTGCCACCTGCCGCAGCCCAGTCCGACCCCACCTGCCCGCCGCCCGTTCTCTCCCGTCTGGTACGGCATCGGGTCACCCCTAATGAAACTCTCGAGAGTATTGCCCGCCGCTATAATTTGCTGCCTGCGACCTTGATGGGGCTCAACCCCAGCCTGCGTTCCGGCAAGGTTACGATCGGCAGTGAGATTCTGATTCCCCCCCATAATGGCATTCGGGTCGAGGTGCGTCCGGGGCAAACCTGGCGGGATATTGCTGTTATCTATAAGGTTCGAGCTGATGTGCTGTTTGAAGCCAATGGCTGCCGCCTCAAACCCGATCGGGTGGTTTTTGTGCCAGGAGTCAACTGGTCGCCCCTGAACACCAGGAATTCAGCCAATCCAGCTTCCCTGGCCAAAAATCTGACAGGCTACCCTCTGCCCTTCCAGGCCACGATCGCGCTAGGTTATGGCTGGCAACTCACCCCCGATACCTATCAGGTCGCTTTTCATGGAGGTCTGGATCTGCAGGCCGCGATCGGCACCCCTGTGCTGGCAGTAGGAGATGGCCTTGTTGCTTTTGCGGGTAATCAGGGAGCCTATGGCAATCTGGTTGTGATTAACCATGAGGCTGGACGGCAAACTCGCTATGCCCAACTGGCCACCCTTCAAGTCAAAACGGGGCAGTCGATTCAGGTAGGGCAGCAACTGGGAACCGTCGGCTCAAGCGGAACTCCCAGTTCCAAAGTTCCCCATTTACACTTCGAGGTTCGGATCAATTCTGATGTAGGGTGGGTGGCTGAAGATCCGACCCCTTACCTGAAAATCATGCGGATCACCGAGGCCCAACGATAGTCATTGGTCATTGGTTATCCGAACTACTAAGGATCGTGGATTTAATAACTCCGAGATTTTCAGCCCTCACCCCCAACCCCCTGCCCCCTCCCCCTCTCCCGGCGGGAGAGGGGGCAGGGGGGTGAGGGCAAGCAGAAGTTTATCGGTGTTATTTAATTCTCATTCCTAAGACGACTAAGGGAGAGAGATTTGGTTTGAGTGGGGGGTTGAGGGTAATGCCCCTGCACTCTGATTAGCCGCTTTATCAAAACCATGATCCTAATCATTCGGACTGACTGGTGGCAGTAGCCAAATGACCCATAACTAATGACTAAAATAAATTCTGGCGTTCATCAACAGCACTATGACTTCTCCCCCTCCTGATCAGCTTCAGGTATTTCTCGATATTGCGACTGAGGCCGCTCTTTCTGGTGGAACAGTTCTACAAAATTACTGGGGCAAGCTAGAAAACGTGCAGGAGAAAGGCCGTCCAGGCGATCTGGTTACAGAGGCAGATAAAGCCTCGGAAGTAGCAGTCCTGGAGGTGCTGCGACGTCACTTTCCGCACCACGGTATTCTGGCCGAGGAATCAGGCCGATCGGGGGAACAAACCGATGCCTACCTCTGGGCGATCGACCCCCTGGATGGAACGACCAACTATGCCCACCAGTACCCCTGCTTCGCGGTTTCGATCGGGTTGTTGATTGAGGGCATTCCCCAGGTTGGCGTCGTTTTCGACCCTTTCCGCCAGGAGTTGTTTCGAGCTGCCCGAGGGTTAGGGGCAACTCGAAATCGCTCTGCGATTCGGGTTTCTCAGGCACAAACCCTGAGTCAGAGTTTACTGGTGACGGGCTTTGCCTACGATCGGCGGGAAACCTCTGACAACAATTACGCTGAATTCTGTCACCTGACCCACCGGACCCAGGGGGTCCGGCGCAGTGGCTCGGCCTCCATGGACCTGGCTTACGTGGCCTGTGGTCGTCTGGACGGTTACTGGGAACGGGGCCTTTCCATCTGGGATATCGCTGCTGGGGTCGTGCTGGTAGAGGAGGCTGGAGGCCGGGTATCCGCCTATGATAGCAGTCCCGTGGTGCTGGCTTCTGGCCGAGTCTTGGCCACGAACGGGCGTATTCATACTGAATTGAGTTCTGAACTGTTGCAGGTTCGTCCCCTTTAGAGGGTGACCGTAAATCCTCTGACTACATTTTTCAGGTATATTACAGGTTCGCGCATTTTCACGGTACTGCTTCCCCATACCAGAGGTGCAGTTTCTTTTTTGCAGAGTACACTAGAAGGAGCCCAATCATAGGGAAGTCGGAACGCAGCATGTCTTTCCAGATTCAGCGAGGATTGTTCAATTTAGATTTCATCGATTGCCACGCAATTTTAGGCGTGCCGGTGGATGCGGACGCGAAGGAAGTCCGTAAGCGATATCTTAAAATTGCCCGTAGTCTTCACCCAGACAGCTTTTCCGCCAGTAGTGAAGTAGAAAAGCAGAGAGCCGTTGAGATGCTTTCCAAGCTGGTTAACCCGGCTTATGAAAAACTATCTCAGGAAAAAGAGCGGACGGAGTACACGGTGATGTTGCGCCTGAAAGGACAGCAGGCAGCCAGACAGCAGGATTCCCTCTCCCTGGCGAGCGAACTGGCTCAGCAGCTCTCCCGCGCCAATGAGATCGATCAGAATTATAAGAAGTATGTCCAGCAACTGTCAGAACAACAGTACCAAACCCTGGATCAAATTATTGAGGTGACGGGTCAACTGAGTGAGTTGAATCTGGTTTACCTGATGCGTAAAACAGCTAAGAATGAAACTGTAACCTCATCCGCTACACCTAATACAACGGCCACCCCTTCCCAGGCAACGAATGCAGGTCGAAGTAGCACCGTTCCAAACTACACTCCCCCGGCGGCTCGGGTTAATATCATTGATCAGTTTTATCGCCGTGCCGAAGAATACCTCAATGGCAATAACCTGGCTAAGGCTGTTCTGGAATTACGGGATGCGCTGCAGGCAGAACCCAATAATGCCCGCTGCCATAGTTTGCTAGGGACGGTCTACCTGAAACAAAATCAAATGACAATGGCCAAGATTCATTTCAATAAGGCTCTGCAGATTAATCCAGCAGATGAGATGGCCCAAAAAGGGATCAAGCAGTTAGAGAAGTTGTCTGGTAAACCTGCAACTTCAACTGGCGGCAAGAGCACTGGTGCAAAAGCAACACCTAAAACAGGCCAGAAAACGCCACCCAAATCCGATCAGTCTGGTGGCGGTGGCTTCTTTGGTGGTTTATTCGGTGGTGGTAAGAAGAAGTAATGGTTCACCAGTTGCCTGCCGGAGCCAGAGATCTGCTCCCCATTGATGTTGTGCAAAAACAGTGGATTGAAGATCGGCTGCAGCAGGTCTTTCACCAGTGGGGGTATCACCGAATTATTACCTCAACCCTGGAACGCCTGGATACGCTGATGGCCGGGGGGGCAGTTGAGCGGGATACGGTCATCGATGTCCAAGATGCAGATGATGATGACCTAGGGCTGAGACCGGAATTAACCGCCTCGATCGCCCGCACGGCTGTAACTCGTCTGGCCAAAGCCCCCTTTCCTCAGCGGCTTTGTTACAACGCCAATGTGTTCCGTCGAGCCCAAAGAGGCAGCCACAATCACCAACAGGAATTCTACCAGGCGGGGGTGGAATTGCTGGGAGGGGGAGGACTGATTGCAGATGCCGAAATTCTGCTCCTTATCATTGACTGCGTCCAACGCCTGGGTTTTGCGACTCAAAATCAGCAGTCTCCAGAATCTGGACCAGGCTGGCACCTGATTCTGGGGGAAGCCGGGTTGACCCGATCGCTCCTGTCCGTCTTCCCCGAACCCTGGCGAGATAAGGTGCGCTGGGCTATTGCCCACCTGGACCGGATGGCCCTGGAAACCCTACCCCTCTCTCCCGACCTGCGAGACCGGGCCTTGTTCTTGCTGGATTTACGTGGGCAGCCAAGGGATGTTTTACAACGGCTATCCACCCTAGATCTGGATAGCCCTCAACAGGAGGCTGTAAATCACTTGAAGGCTCTGGTGGATTTGTTGGCTGATTCCTTCGCTGAACAATCCGGTGGTGCTGTGGTAGGCCCCCAGTTGGTCCTGGATCTGAGCCTGATCCAGACGATCGACTACTACACGGGAATTGTCTTTGAGATCGTCAGTGATGCCGCCAGCGGGCAACGGATCCTGGGTCAGGGGGGCCGATACGATCAGTTGCTGGGGCTGTACCATCCCCAGGGGCAAGCCTACCCTGGCATCGGTTTTGCTCTCAACACAGAAGAAATTTACCAAGTTCTGCTCCCCCAGGGTCATCTTCCCTATAAAACCCCGGCCATAGACTGGCTGATCGTTCCAGCCTCACCTCAGGTTTATGAGGCGGCTTTTGCCCAGGCCCAACAGCTACGGGATGGGGATCAACAGGTGCGGGTAGAAATGAGTCTGGGCAACTATTCCACCCCCGAAGCCATTCGGGAGTATGCCTACCAGAGGCGGATTGGCCAGATCGTCTGGATTAATACGGATAGTGTCTCTACAATTGAAACAGTAAGTTGATCCGAGAGAGAACACTGTGCCGCATACAATTGTTACAAATATTTGTGAGGGTGTCGCTGACTGTGTAGATGCTTGTCCAGTAGCCTGCATTCATGAAGGTCCTGGTAAAAATACCAAGGGGACGGGCTGGTACTGGATTGATTTTACAACTTGTATTGACTGTGGAATTTGCTTGCAGGTTTGCCCGGTTGAGGGCGCGATCGTTCCCGAAGAACATCCTGATCTGCAACAAACTCCGCGCTAATAGAGTCTCAGACAGTCAAGGGTGTATCCGACGGGTGAGACAACGGAGGAAATGTGATCATGTCTGCAACCGGGACAAGTCAGCAAACCCTGCCTGTGATTGCTGCCGAACTGCTGGCCGCTTTAAGCGAACAGAAAACCAGATGTCGGCGTAACAATGTTCCTTTTTGTACCCCTTATGTATTTCTGGCTTTGCTGGATAATCCCCTGGGTATCACGTATCGCTCTCTGGAGACCCTTCGAAAAGGACTGGCTCTAGAGGTCTGGAACTCGCTGGAAACCTACGATCGGGAAATCCGTAAAAAGCCAGAACAACCCTTCTTCGATTTTCTCTGGGAATCCCGAGAAGATGTGTGTCGAGCCCAGGATTATGCCGTCCAGGATGGGCACCAGGAGATTACCGATAAGTATCTATTTCTCAGTGTTCTGAATACCAAAAGCAGAACGCAGCAGAGCTTCAAGCGATTTCTGGGAGAGAAGCAGTTCAATCGGTTAGTGGAGATTGTGATCCAGACCTCAGCCTGATAGGATGATGGGCTTTAAGAGTAATCAGCTCGGCACCATTCCCAGAATGGTCCAGTAAAGGTCATGCTTCGTCAAATTCTATCCAGACTCAGTTTATTCTGCCTCAGCCTCTGCCTGATTGTCAGTTGCAGTACTCGCCCGATCCCCACTTCTTCTCCCTCCGCAGAGCTAAAATCTGGGGAGGGTCGAATTGCGATCGGCACAACCTCTCGAATTCGGACCCTCGATCCTGCCGATGCTTACGAAATCTTTCCCGGTATCCTGCTCAATAATCTCAGCGATCGTCTCTACACCTATGCTTCAGAGTCAACAGAGCTGGAGCCTCAATTGGCCACAGCCTTACCCAGAGTCAGTCCTGACGGGTTGACCTACACCATTCCCCTGCGACAGGGCGTTGTCTTCCACGATGGCACCCCCTTCAATGCCAAAGCGATGGCATTTTCCCTGAATCGGTTGATCCAAAATGGGGGGCAACCCGCATTTCTATTTTCCGAAAAAATAGCCAGTATCCAAGCTCCAGAGGAGTATGAGCTGGTAATTCGTCTGCGGGAACCCTTTGCAGCCTTTCCTTCCCTACTCACCTTTTTTGGAGCCTGTGCGGTTTCACCTCAAGTTTACGAGCTGGGAACCGGGAAATTTAAGCCAGAAACCTTGGTGGGGACAGGTCCCTATCGGCTAGCAGCCTATGGCCCGGACTCTTTACGCCTGGAGGTGTTCGATCGCTACTGGGGCAAAAAACCTCAAAATCGAGGCATTGATATCCAACTGCTCTCCAGTCCGGCAAACCTGTACAACAGCTTTCGCACGGGTGGTGTGGACGTGGCTTACCAGAACCTGGAACCAGAACAGGTGCAGCAGCTCAAGCAAGATGCCAAGCGGGAAGGCTGGCAGGTGGTGGAAACCCAGGGCAGCGCTGTTACCCTCTGGGCTCTGAATGTGCGCCAGAAACCACTGGACAATCCCCTGGTCCGGCAGGCGATCGCAGCGGTGGTCAACCGCCCCCTGATCAACGATCGGGTCTTTCAGGGGCAGGCAGCCCCCCTGTATAGTCTTATCCCTGACAATTTTGCAGCCTCTCGACCTGTCTTTAAGGATCAGTTTGGCGAGAACAACCCGGCACTGGCTCAAAAACTTTTGATCCAGGCTGGGTATTCAGCTACCCATCCTTTAAAGGTGCAGGTCTGGTATCCGGCCAATTCTACAGTCAGAGGGCTCATTGCTGGAGTCCTGAAGGCTCTGGTACAGGAGCAACTGGGGGGGATCTTACAGTTGGAGCTCAAGAGTGTCGATTCTGCTACTGCCAATCAAAATCTCGATCAGGGTGTTTATCCCTCTTTTTTACTGAGCTGGTACCCCGATTTTTATGATGTAGATACCTATATTCAGCCCTTTCTTCACTGTGCCCGGGGCTCAGAGAAGCTGGGCTGTCAGTCCGGAGCAAGCCAATCCCAGGGCTCGTTTTACTACAATCTGCAGGTCAATAAGCAGGTAACCGCCCAGCGCCAGACCCATGATCCTGAGGCAAGGCGCAAAATTCTGGCAGAACTACAGCAAGCCCTGGTTAAAGATGTGCCTTACATTCCCCTGCTCCAAAATAAAGAGTATGCGTTTGCCCGGCAGAGGGTGGAGGGAGTCAGGGTGAGTCCGACGCAACAATTTCCCTTCTGGACCATTCGGAAATCTTGAGTTTTTTTATCCATGTGGGCCTATTTTCTCCGCCGTCTTCTGAGCCTGATCCCAGTTCTGCTAGGCATTACCCTGGTGGTTTTTTGCTTTCTCCATCTCATTCCTGGGGATCCAGTGGTAGCAATGCTGGGGGAGCGGGCCACCCCCGATCAGATCGCTGCAACTCGGCAACAATTGGGGCTGGATCAACCCCTATCGCTGCAGTACTTGACCTTTCTCAGTCGCCTGCTCCGTTTGGATCTGGGCCATAGCTTGATTAGCGGTATTCCTGTGATCGAAGACCTCAAAGGTCGCTGGCCTGCCACCTTTGAGCTGACGATCGTAACCCTGTTGCTAGCCCTCTGTTTGGGCATTCCGATGGGCATTCTGGCGGCTGTATTTCAGCATCGCTGGCCCGATCGCCTGACCCTGGTCGGCTCTCTGCTGGGGGCGTCCTTCCCCGTCTACTGGCTGGGGTTACTTTTAATTTATTTGTTTGCGATTTATCTGCAATGGTTACCTCCCAGTGGGCGACTCAGCACAGACCTGGGGCTGAGGTTTCAACCCATCACCGGCTTTTATTTGGTCGATGCAGTGCTCAAGCGTGATCTGTCTCTCCTGCTCGATACCCTGGCCCACCTGGTGCTGCCTGCCCTCACCCTGGGAACCGTTCCCCTGGCGGTGCTAGCCCGTATGACCCGCACAGCCCTGCTGGATACCCTATCCCAGACCTATATCAGCACTGCCAGGGCCAAGGGTCTGCCAGAAGTCCTGGTGATCCTCCGGCATGGTTTGAAAAATGCCCTGTTGCCGATCGTAACTGTGATTGGCCTCCAGTTTGGCACTCTACTGGGAGGAGCCATTCTTACAGAGACCATTTTCGCCTGGCCCGGCATTGGCTCCTGGTTATATGACGGGATTCTGGCCAGGGATTATCCCGTGGTGTTGAATGGGGTGGTGATTGTTTCCACCACCTTTGTCATGATTAACATCGCCGTTGATCTGACCTATGCCTGGATTGATCCCCGAATTCAACAGCAGTAATCTTCGCCATGCCTCCCATGCCCCCTGTTATTTCTCTGGCTCTGCGGAACTTCTGGCGATCGGCCCCTAGCAGACTGGGCTCCACCATGACCTTGGGACTACTGATTCTGGCCCTAGTCGCTCCGTTGTTGCGACCCTATAATCCTGCTGTAGAACAGGGCTACCTGAACCGTCTCCAATCCCCCAGCCTGGAACACCCTCTGGGCACCGATGGTTTAGGGAGAGATGTGTTGACGGCCATCTGGCACGGTATTGGGACTTCCCTCGGGGTTAGTCTAACCGCAGTCAGTCTGGGGCTGCTGATCGGTCTGCTCCTGGGGCTAGTGGCAGGATACTTTCGGGGCATGCTGGAGCTGACGATCGGCTGGCTGACGGATATCCTGCTGGCGTTTCCTTCAATTCTGCTGGCGATCGCCATTGTGACAGTCACAGGCCCCTCCTTGCAGAGCGTCATCCTGGCGGTGGGCATAATCCAGATCCCCATCTATATCCGGTTGACCCGCAGTATGGTACTCTCTCTACGAGAGCAGGAATTTATCCAGGCTGTACAGGCTATTGGCGCATCTCCCCCATACATTCTGCAACAGCATATTCTGCCAGCTGTGCTGGCACCTCTGATCGTACAGGCTACCCTATCCATCA contains:
- a CDS encoding DUF760 domain-containing protein; its protein translation is MVFNPDNAGFINSNHDETQANSLLQYLQLQSPEVLSRVARSVTPDVKQIISHNVQGLVGMLPNENFNVQITTDRENLASLLASAMMTGYFLRQMEQWMELDGSLAGSFSLYRESRPGDQA
- a CDS encoding HhoA/HhoB/HtrA family serine endopeptidase, whose amino-acid sequence is MTLLSKQLAIYLGLVAIGGGAGLWGSRYLPIQSSNASSPQMVEPRQMGSKTALTSGQSLPLQGHNTNFIAEAVEKVGPAVVRIDAARKIASPLPETFQNPFLRRFFGETEPPISEKVERGTGSGFILSENGQVITNAHVVAEADTVTVTLKDGRIFKGRVLGSDPVTDVAVIKIEATGLPVVKLGNSENLVPGQWAIAIGNPLGLDNTVTAGIISATGRSSSQIGAPDKRVRFIQTDAAINPGNSGGPLLNDRGEVIGINTAIRVDAQGLSFAIPIETALRIANQLVAKGQADHPYLGIQMVDLTPNIREELNQQDGDDFKITQDQGVLIVRVMERSPAREAGLRRGDVIRKIDGQPVKSSTEVQERVESSQIGGELELEVSRNGQAQVIRVRPGKFPAQDLKS
- a CDS encoding M23 family metallopeptidase, whose protein sequence is MKVNSLLCLFCFLAGFLPPAAAQSDPTCPPPVLSRLVRHRVTPNETLESIARRYNLLPATLMGLNPSLRSGKVTIGSEILIPPHNGIRVEVRPGQTWRDIAVIYKVRADVLFEANGCRLKPDRVVFVPGVNWSPLNTRNSANPASLAKNLTGYPLPFQATIALGYGWQLTPDTYQVAFHGGLDLQAAIGTPVLAVGDGLVAFAGNQGAYGNLVVINHEAGRQTRYAQLATLQVKTGQSIQVGQQLGTVGSSGTPSSKVPHLHFEVRINSDVGWVAEDPTPYLKIMRITEAQR
- a CDS encoding inositol monophosphatase family protein, with protein sequence MTSPPPDQLQVFLDIATEAALSGGTVLQNYWGKLENVQEKGRPGDLVTEADKASEVAVLEVLRRHFPHHGILAEESGRSGEQTDAYLWAIDPLDGTTNYAHQYPCFAVSIGLLIEGIPQVGVVFDPFRQELFRAARGLGATRNRSAIRVSQAQTLSQSLLVTGFAYDRRETSDNNYAEFCHLTHRTQGVRRSGSASMDLAYVACGRLDGYWERGLSIWDIAAGVVLVEEAGGRVSAYDSSPVVLASGRVLATNGRIHTELSSELLQVRPL
- a CDS encoding J domain-containing protein yields the protein MSFQIQRGLFNLDFIDCHAILGVPVDADAKEVRKRYLKIARSLHPDSFSASSEVEKQRAVEMLSKLVNPAYEKLSQEKERTEYTVMLRLKGQQAARQQDSLSLASELAQQLSRANEIDQNYKKYVQQLSEQQYQTLDQIIEVTGQLSELNLVYLMRKTAKNETVTSSATPNTTATPSQATNAGRSSTVPNYTPPAARVNIIDQFYRRAEEYLNGNNLAKAVLELRDALQAEPNNARCHSLLGTVYLKQNQMTMAKIHFNKALQINPADEMAQKGIKQLEKLSGKPATSTGGKSTGAKATPKTGQKTPPKSDQSGGGGFFGGLFGGGKKK
- a CDS encoding ATP phosphoribosyltransferase regulatory subunit, with product MVHQLPAGARDLLPIDVVQKQWIEDRLQQVFHQWGYHRIITSTLERLDTLMAGGAVERDTVIDVQDADDDDLGLRPELTASIARTAVTRLAKAPFPQRLCYNANVFRRAQRGSHNHQQEFYQAGVELLGGGGLIADAEILLLIIDCVQRLGFATQNQQSPESGPGWHLILGEAGLTRSLLSVFPEPWRDKVRWAIAHLDRMALETLPLSPDLRDRALFLLDLRGQPRDVLQRLSTLDLDSPQQEAVNHLKALVDLLADSFAEQSGGAVVGPQLVLDLSLIQTIDYYTGIVFEIVSDAASGQRILGQGGRYDQLLGLYHPQGQAYPGIGFALNTEEIYQVLLPQGHLPYKTPAIDWLIVPASPQVYEAAFAQAQQLRDGDQQVRVEMSLGNYSTPEAIREYAYQRRIGQIVWINTDSVSTIETVS
- a CDS encoding ferredoxin family protein, whose product is MPHTIVTNICEGVADCVDACPVACIHEGPGKNTKGTGWYWIDFTTCIDCGICLQVCPVEGAIVPEEHPDLQQTPR
- a CDS encoding Clp protease N-terminal domain-containing protein; amino-acid sequence: MSATGTSQQTLPVIAAELLAALSEQKTRCRRNNVPFCTPYVFLALLDNPLGITYRSLETLRKGLALEVWNSLETYDREIRKKPEQPFFDFLWESREDVCRAQDYAVQDGHQEITDKYLFLSVLNTKSRTQQSFKRFLGEKQFNRLVEIVIQTSA
- a CDS encoding ABC transporter substrate-binding protein, with amino-acid sequence MLRQILSRLSLFCLSLCLIVSCSTRPIPTSSPSAELKSGEGRIAIGTTSRIRTLDPADAYEIFPGILLNNLSDRLYTYASESTELEPQLATALPRVSPDGLTYTIPLRQGVVFHDGTPFNAKAMAFSLNRLIQNGGQPAFLFSEKIASIQAPEEYELVIRLREPFAAFPSLLTFFGACAVSPQVYELGTGKFKPETLVGTGPYRLAAYGPDSLRLEVFDRYWGKKPQNRGIDIQLLSSPANLYNSFRTGGVDVAYQNLEPEQVQQLKQDAKREGWQVVETQGSAVTLWALNVRQKPLDNPLVRQAIAAVVNRPLINDRVFQGQAAPLYSLIPDNFAASRPVFKDQFGENNPALAQKLLIQAGYSATHPLKVQVWYPANSTVRGLIAGVLKALVQEQLGGILQLELKSVDSATANQNLDQGVYPSFLLSWYPDFYDVDTYIQPFLHCARGSEKLGCQSGASQSQGSFYYNLQVNKQVTAQRQTHDPEARRKILAELQQALVKDVPYIPLLQNKEYAFARQRVEGVRVSPTQQFPFWTIRKS
- a CDS encoding ABC transporter permease — translated: MWAYFLRRLLSLIPVLLGITLVVFCFLHLIPGDPVVAMLGERATPDQIAATRQQLGLDQPLSLQYLTFLSRLLRLDLGHSLISGIPVIEDLKGRWPATFELTIVTLLLALCLGIPMGILAAVFQHRWPDRLTLVGSLLGASFPVYWLGLLLIYLFAIYLQWLPPSGRLSTDLGLRFQPITGFYLVDAVLKRDLSLLLDTLAHLVLPALTLGTVPLAVLARMTRTALLDTLSQTYISTARAKGLPEVLVILRHGLKNALLPIVTVIGLQFGTLLGGAILTETIFAWPGIGSWLYDGILARDYPVVLNGVVIVSTTFVMINIAVDLTYAWIDPRIQQQ
- a CDS encoding ABC transporter permease; its protein translation is MPPVISLALRNFWRSAPSRLGSTMTLGLLILALVAPLLRPYNPAVEQGYLNRLQSPSLEHPLGTDGLGRDVLTAIWHGIGTSLGVSLTAVSLGLLIGLLLGLVAGYFRGMLELTIGWLTDILLAFPSILLAIAIVTVTGPSLQSVILAVGIIQIPIYIRLTRSMVLSLREQEFIQAVQAIGASPPYILQQHILPAVLAPLIVQATLSISMATLEAAGLGFLGLGIRPPTPELGTMLADAFKGGYALSAPWTTLFPGLMITLMVVAFNLLGDGLRDSLNPGPLIKPARNASAP